One Aquamicrobium sp. genomic region harbors:
- the tolQ gene encoding protein TolQ, translating to MEQMALAAPGGDHSIWALFWQAGWVVKLVMIGLIAASVWTWAIIVDKLIAFARMRASLTRFEEIFWSGQSLEELYRTLAERKTSGMGSIFVAAMREWKKSFEKGVKSPISLQNRIDKAMDLALTREMERLEGRLGFLASVGSAAPFIGLFGTVVGIMTSFQAIAASGATNLAVVAPGIAEALLATALGLLAAIPAVIAYNKLSSDAGKLGLRMEGFADEFSAILSRQIDEKVPLKAVA from the coding sequence ATGGAACAAATGGCTCTTGCCGCGCCAGGCGGCGACCACTCGATATGGGCACTGTTCTGGCAGGCCGGCTGGGTCGTCAAGCTGGTGATGATCGGCCTCATCGCCGCCTCGGTGTGGACCTGGGCGATCATCGTCGACAAGCTGATCGCGTTTGCCCGCATGCGCGCATCGCTGACCCGCTTCGAGGAGATCTTCTGGTCGGGCCAGTCGCTCGAGGAGCTCTACCGGACGCTGGCCGAGCGCAAGACGAGCGGCATGGGCTCGATCTTCGTCGCGGCGATGCGCGAATGGAAGAAGAGCTTCGAGAAGGGCGTCAAGTCGCCGATCAGCCTGCAGAACCGCATCGACAAGGCGATGGACCTTGCGCTGACGCGCGAGATGGAGCGGCTCGAGGGCCGGCTCGGCTTCCTCGCCTCGGTCGGTTCGGCCGCGCCCTTCATCGGCCTGTTCGGCACCGTGGTCGGCATCATGACCTCGTTCCAGGCCATCGCCGCCTCGGGCGCGACCAACCTCGCCGTCGTCGCGCCGGGCATCGCCGAGGCGCTGCTCGCCACCGCGCTCGGCCTGCTCGCGGCCATCCCGGCGGTCATCGCCTACAACAAGCTGTCGTCCGACGCCGGCAAGCTCGGCCTGAGGATGGAGGGGTTCGCCGACGAGTTCTCCGCCATACTGTCGCGGCAAATCGATGAGAAGGTCCCGCTCAAGGCGGTCGCTTAG
- a CDS encoding NAD-dependent epimerase/dehydratase family protein — MQVLVIGGTRFIGAHAVRRLHDAGAHVTVSHRGTSRNPVLPVGIEHVLDAGAAYPITAFPDRLRRDWDVVVHMTAMGEADTQAAVATFQGRAGRLVLVSSCDVYRAYGRLTKAEPGPPDPVPLTEDAPLRSVPYPYRGMEAQLGAFARDYDKVLAEAAVRNAAGLDWTILRLPKVYGPEDNGDLATVYGFAAVPHWRWTHGHVANVAAAIARAATHPKARNAVFNVGERERPTMGERLARLPARSGEPPVPPPFDFGQDLVLDTTRIRKALGYAEIVDEAAAMAALCTAAGRS, encoded by the coding sequence ATGCAGGTACTGGTCATCGGCGGCACGCGGTTCATCGGCGCGCATGCGGTGCGCCGCCTGCACGACGCCGGCGCGCATGTCACGGTCTCTCATCGCGGGACGAGCCGCAACCCGGTGCTGCCGGTGGGCATCGAGCATGTGCTCGACGCGGGCGCCGCCTATCCGATCACCGCGTTTCCCGACCGGCTCCGGCGCGACTGGGACGTCGTCGTCCACATGACGGCGATGGGCGAGGCGGACACGCAGGCGGCCGTCGCGACGTTCCAGGGCCGTGCCGGCCGGCTGGTCCTGGTCTCGTCCTGCGACGTCTATCGCGCCTATGGCCGCCTGACGAAGGCGGAGCCCGGCCCGCCGGACCCGGTGCCGCTGACGGAGGACGCGCCGCTGCGCAGCGTGCCCTATCCCTATCGCGGCATGGAGGCCCAGCTCGGCGCCTTCGCCCGCGACTACGACAAGGTGCTGGCCGAGGCGGCGGTGCGGAACGCGGCGGGCCTCGACTGGACGATCCTGCGACTGCCGAAGGTCTACGGGCCGGAGGACAACGGCGATCTCGCCACCGTCTACGGCTTCGCCGCCGTGCCGCACTGGCGCTGGACGCACGGCCATGTGGCGAACGTCGCGGCTGCCATTGCGCGGGCCGCGACCCATCCGAAGGCGCGGAACGCGGTCTTCAATGTCGGCGAGCGGGAGAGGCCGACCATGGGCGAGAGGCTGGCGCGGCTGCCGGCGCGGTCCGGCGAGCCGCCCGTCCCGCCACCCTTCGATTTCGGGCAGGACCTCGTCCTCGACACGACCCGGATCCGCAAGGCGCTGGGCTATGCCGAGATCGTCGACGAAGCGGCGGCGATGGCGGCTCTCTGCACGGCGGCTGGCCGATCCTAA
- the ybgC gene encoding tol-pal system-associated acyl-CoA thioesterase, translated as MSGNDTIDPGLAGLAGELTDFGHRLKALVYYADTDFSGVVYHARYLEFLERGRSDFLRLAGVHHTELADGVHGEKLVWVVRRMEIDFRAPARIDDVLTIDTRTESVSGARIFMAQQIRRGDDLLIEARVEAAIISESGRPRRFPKEWAEAFLPKA; from the coding sequence ATGAGCGGGAACGACACCATCGACCCCGGGCTCGCCGGGCTTGCCGGGGAGCTGACCGATTTCGGCCACCGGCTGAAGGCGCTCGTCTACTACGCCGACACCGACTTTTCCGGCGTCGTCTATCATGCGCGCTATCTCGAATTCCTCGAGCGCGGCCGCTCCGACTTCCTGCGGCTGGCCGGCGTCCACCATACCGAGCTCGCAGATGGCGTGCATGGCGAGAAGCTGGTCTGGGTGGTGCGGCGCATGGAGATCGACTTCCGGGCGCCGGCGCGGATCGACGACGTGCTGACCATCGACACCCGCACGGAAAGCGTCTCCGGCGCGCGCATCTTCATGGCCCAGCAGATCAGGCGCGGCGACGACCTCCTGATCGAAGCGCGGGTCGAGGCCGCGATCATCTCCGAGAGCGGCAGGCCGCGGCGCTTCCCCAAGGAGTGGGCGGAGGCGTTCCTGCCGAAGGCGTGA
- the ruvB gene encoding Holliday junction branch migration DNA helicase RuvB, whose translation MNLAPRLISSEKRGEDADVSLRPQSLDEFVGQQAARANLKVFIEAAKNRGEALDHVLFVGPPGLGKTTLAQIMARELGVNFRSTSGPVIAKAGDLAALLTNLEDRDVLFIDEIHRLNPAVEEILYPAMEDFQLDLIIGEGPAARSVKIDLARFTLVAATTRLGLLTNPLRDRFGIPVRLDFYTVDELETIVRRGARLLSLPMNDEGAVEIARRARGTPRIAGRLLRRVRDFASVAGAEVVDRKTADAALSRLEVDALGLDTLDRRYLSMIARNFGGGPVGIETIAAGLAEPRDAIEDIIEPYLIQQGFIQRTPRGRMLTANAWRHLGLDAPKDIAQRQIGLFEEE comes from the coding sequence ATGAACCTGGCACCCCGTTTGATCTCTTCGGAAAAGCGCGGCGAGGACGCGGACGTGTCGTTGCGGCCGCAGTCGCTCGACGAGTTCGTCGGCCAGCAGGCGGCGCGCGCCAACCTCAAGGTGTTCATCGAGGCGGCGAAGAACCGCGGCGAGGCGCTCGACCATGTGCTGTTCGTCGGCCCGCCGGGGCTCGGCAAGACGACGCTCGCCCAGATCATGGCGCGCGAGCTCGGCGTCAATTTCCGCTCGACCTCCGGCCCGGTCATCGCCAAGGCCGGCGACCTCGCGGCGCTGCTGACCAATCTCGAGGACCGCGACGTGCTGTTCATCGACGAGATCCACCGGCTCAACCCGGCGGTGGAGGAGATCCTCTACCCGGCGATGGAGGATTTCCAGCTCGACCTGATCATCGGCGAGGGGCCGGCGGCGCGCTCGGTCAAGATCGACCTCGCCCGCTTCACGCTGGTCGCGGCGACGACGCGGCTCGGCCTCCTGACCAACCCGCTGCGCGACCGCTTCGGCATCCCGGTCAGGCTCGATTTCTATACGGTGGACGAGCTGGAGACCATCGTGAGGCGCGGGGCGCGGCTGCTCTCCCTGCCGATGAACGACGAGGGCGCGGTCGAGATCGCCCGGCGCGCGCGCGGCACGCCGCGCATCGCCGGGCGCCTGTTGCGCCGGGTGCGCGACTTCGCCTCGGTGGCGGGCGCCGAGGTGGTGGACCGCAAGACGGCGGACGCGGCGCTGTCGCGGCTGGAAGTCGACGCTCTCGGCCTCGACACGCTCGACCGCCGCTACCTTTCGATGATCGCGAGGAATTTCGGCGGCGGGCCGGTCGGCATCGAGACCATCGCGGCCGGGCTCGCCGAGCCGCGCGACGCCATCGAGGACATCATCGAGCCCTATCTCATCCAGCAGGGCTTCATCCAGCGCACGCCGCGCGGTCGGATGCTGACGGCCAATGCCTGGCGGCATCTCGGCCTCGACGCGCCGAAGGACATCGCCCAGCGGCAGATCGGACTGTTCGAGGAAGAATGA
- a CDS encoding HEPN domain-containing protein, translated as MKDTDFQRMIDTATSFFLAAERCAPELKFGPYGPHSPAAPRIVCYALSVELALKLLLRIDGIDPKREHDLKGLFEKLPDTRRATLVAVDECVDEISEYFHHWRYPYEKEWLEGNFDNPRRAFIACHKEIRRAKPELVSCFERDWGRFEPDYSWAWPELEIRQAEASLIKAEP; from the coding sequence GTGAAAGACACCGACTTCCAAAGGATGATCGACACCGCAACGTCTTTCTTTCTCGCTGCTGAACGTTGTGCTCCGGAGTTAAAATTTGGACCTTATGGGCCGCATTCGCCGGCTGCGCCGCGTATCGTTTGCTATGCGCTCTCGGTAGAATTAGCGCTCAAGCTGCTCTTGAGAATCGACGGCATTGATCCGAAGCGGGAGCACGACCTGAAAGGTCTCTTTGAAAAGCTTCCCGATACGAGGCGCGCGACGCTTGTCGCTGTTGATGAATGTGTCGATGAGATAAGCGAGTATTTTCACCACTGGCGCTATCCTTATGAGAAGGAATGGCTTGAAGGGAATTTTGATAACCCGCGCCGGGCGTTTATCGCGTGCCACAAGGAAATACGACGGGCCAAACCTGAACTCGTAAGCTGCTTCGAGCGCGACTGGGGAAGGTTCGAACCTGACTATTCATGGGCATGGCCGGAGCTTGAGATAAGACAGGCGGAAGCTAGTCTGATAAAGGCTGAGCCATGA
- the ruvA gene encoding Holliday junction branch migration protein RuvA — protein sequence MIGKLKGTVDEVGEDHCILDVHGVGYVAFCPARTLAGLNAGEAAVLHIETYVREDMIRLYGFSSTLEREWFRLLQNVQGVGAKVALSVLSTLAPAELANAVALRDIAMVSRAPGVGRKVAERIVTELKGKAPALAGEAAATIGFAQELGAGVAPAPAADAVSALTNLGYSRDIAASAVAAAMKAAGEDADSAKLIRLGLKELAR from the coding sequence ATGATCGGCAAGCTGAAGGGTACGGTCGACGAGGTCGGCGAGGACCACTGCATCCTCGACGTCCACGGCGTCGGCTACGTCGCGTTCTGCCCGGCGCGCACGCTCGCGGGGTTGAATGCCGGCGAGGCGGCGGTGCTCCACATCGAGACCTATGTCCGCGAGGACATGATCAGGCTCTACGGCTTTTCCTCGACGCTGGAGCGCGAGTGGTTCCGCCTGTTGCAGAACGTGCAAGGGGTGGGGGCGAAGGTCGCGCTGTCGGTGCTGTCGACGCTGGCGCCGGCCGAGCTCGCCAACGCCGTCGCGCTGCGCGACATCGCCATGGTCTCGCGCGCGCCGGGCGTCGGCAGGAAAGTGGCCGAGCGCATCGTCACCGAGCTGAAGGGCAAGGCCCCGGCGCTGGCCGGCGAGGCTGCCGCCACGATCGGCTTCGCGCAGGAGCTGGGCGCGGGCGTCGCGCCCGCGCCGGCGGCCGACGCGGTCTCGGCCCTGACCAATCTCGGCTATTCGCGCGACATCGCGGCGAGCGCCGTCGCCGCGGCGATGAAGGCGGCCGGCGAGGACGCCGATTCGGCGAAGCTGATCCGCCTCGGCCTCAAGGAGCTGGCGCGGTGA
- the ruvC gene encoding crossover junction endodeoxyribonuclease RuvC: MREAIRIIGIDPGLRRTGWGVVDVLGNSLRFVASGTVRSDDKADLASRLRQLHDGLSGVVHSHRPHEAAVEQTFVNKDATATLKLGQARGVAMLVPALAGLGVAEYAPTAVKKAVIGVGHGDKKQIHMMVRVLMPKAVFDGDDAADALAIAVCHAHHRQSVTGRLAAMASA, translated from the coding sequence ATGAGAGAGGCGATTCGCATCATCGGCATCGATCCGGGCCTGCGCCGCACCGGCTGGGGCGTGGTCGACGTTCTGGGCAATTCGCTGCGCTTCGTCGCCTCCGGCACGGTGCGCTCCGACGACAAGGCCGACCTCGCCTCGCGGCTGCGGCAGCTCCATGACGGGCTTTCCGGGGTTGTCCATTCCCATAGGCCGCACGAGGCGGCGGTGGAGCAGACCTTCGTCAACAAGGACGCCACCGCGACACTGAAGCTTGGCCAGGCGCGCGGCGTCGCCATGCTGGTGCCGGCGCTGGCCGGCCTCGGCGTCGCCGAATACGCGCCCACCGCGGTCAAGAAGGCGGTGATCGGCGTCGGCCACGGCGACAAGAAGCAGATCCACATGATGGTCAGGGTGCTGATGCCGAAGGCGGTCTTCGACGGCGACGACGCGGCCGACGCGCTCGCCATCGCCGTCTGCCACGCGCATCATCGCCAGAGCGTGACCGGGCGGCTGGCCGCCATGGCATCGGCCTGA
- a CDS encoding DUF1465 family protein has protein sequence MQSRDHEGSNTVSLAERRIFSASFKPLYDEGMGLVEQAADYLDGEGRAAAKGLSRVGATLYAAESMRLTTRLMQIASWLLLQRAANSGEMTRDQVATEKSKVRLDTASAQGDAAGWSELPDAFRAIVEHSLRLQALVRRMDDEIYGESGQPRVQAAARPGNPVSDQISLLKTAFAHG, from the coding sequence ATGCAGAGCAGGGATCACGAGGGATCCAACACGGTCAGCCTCGCGGAAAGGCGCATCTTCTCGGCCTCGTTCAAGCCGCTCTACGACGAGGGCATGGGGCTGGTCGAGCAGGCGGCCGACTATCTCGACGGCGAGGGCCGCGCCGCCGCCAAGGGGCTCTCGCGCGTCGGCGCGACGCTCTACGCCGCCGAATCCATGCGCCTCACCACCCGCCTGATGCAGATCGCCTCGTGGCTGCTGCTGCAGCGCGCCGCCAATTCCGGCGAGATGACCCGCGACCAGGTCGCCACCGAGAAATCCAAGGTCCGGCTCGACACCGCCTCGGCGCAAGGGGACGCCGCCGGCTGGAGCGAGCTGCCGGACGCCTTCCGCGCCATCGTCGAGCATTCGCTGCGGCTCCAGGCGCTGGTGCGCCGCATGGACGACGAGATCTACGGCGAGTCGGGCCAGCCGCGCGTGCAGGCCGCGGCGCGCCCCGGCAATCCGGTCTCCGACCAGATCAGCCTCCTGAAGACCGCGTTCGCGCACGGTTGA
- a CDS encoding inositol monophosphatase family protein, giving the protein MARSAIINVMVQAAMKAGRSLGRDFGEVQNLQVSLKGPGDYVSQADRRAEEIIFTELSKARPGYSFVMEERGEVAGEDDQHRFIVDPLDGTTNFLHGIPLFSISIALERQGQLVAGVIYNPAMDELYTAERGGGAFMNDRRLRVAARRNLSDAVIGTGIPHLGRGHHGHALIELKNVMGEVAGIRRLGSAALDLAYVAAGRMDGFWESWLAPWDMAAGILMVREAGGFCTDASGGQAIFDSGTIVAGNESIHKALLKTVQKKA; this is encoded by the coding sequence ATGGCGCGCTCCGCCATCATCAACGTCATGGTGCAGGCGGCCATGAAGGCCGGCCGCTCGCTCGGCCGTGATTTCGGCGAGGTGCAGAACCTCCAGGTCTCGCTCAAGGGCCCCGGCGACTATGTCAGCCAGGCCGACAGGCGGGCCGAGGAGATCATCTTCACCGAGCTTTCCAAGGCGCGGCCGGGCTATTCCTTCGTCATGGAGGAGCGCGGCGAGGTAGCAGGCGAGGACGACCAGCACCGCTTCATCGTCGATCCGCTCGACGGCACCACCAACTTCCTGCACGGCATCCCGCTCTTTTCCATCTCGATCGCGCTGGAGCGGCAGGGCCAACTCGTCGCCGGGGTGATCTACAACCCGGCGATGGACGAGCTCTACACCGCCGAGCGCGGCGGCGGCGCGTTCATGAACGACCGCCGGCTGCGCGTGGCGGCGCGGCGCAACCTCTCCGACGCGGTGATCGGCACCGGCATCCCGCATCTCGGGCGCGGCCATCACGGCCACGCGCTGATCGAGCTGAAGAACGTCATGGGCGAGGTGGCGGGCATCCGCCGGCTCGGCTCGGCGGCGCTCGATCTGGCCTATGTCGCGGCCGGACGCATGGACGGGTTCTGGGAAAGCTGGCTGGCGCCGTGGGACATGGCGGCAGGCATCCTGATGGTGCGCGAGGCCGGCGGCTTCTGCACCGACGCTTCCGGAGGGCAGGCGATCTTCGACAGCGGCACGATCGTCGCCGGCAACGAATCGATCCACAAGGCGCTCTTGAAGACGGTGCAGAAGAAGGCGTGA
- the efp gene encoding elongation factor P produces MAKINGNEIRPGNVIEHDGGLWVAVKTNAVKPGKGGAYNQVELKNLINGTKLNERFRAAETVEKVRLEQKDFTFLYEQGDALVFMDDESYEQLELEKDFVGDRAAFLQDGMKVTVELHEERPIGVSLPDQVTLTITEADPVVKGQTAASSYKPAVLENGIRVLVPPFISSGERIVVDTNEITYIRRAD; encoded by the coding sequence ATGGCTAAGATCAACGGCAACGAAATCCGTCCGGGCAACGTCATCGAGCACGATGGCGGCCTGTGGGTGGCGGTGAAGACCAACGCGGTGAAGCCCGGCAAGGGCGGCGCCTACAACCAGGTCGAACTGAAGAACCTCATCAACGGCACCAAGCTCAACGAGCGCTTCCGCGCCGCCGAGACGGTGGAGAAGGTGCGCCTCGAGCAGAAGGACTTCACCTTCCTCTACGAGCAGGGCGACGCGTTGGTGTTCATGGACGACGAGAGCTACGAGCAGCTCGAGCTGGAAAAGGACTTCGTCGGCGACCGCGCCGCCTTCCTCCAGGACGGCATGAAGGTGACGGTCGAGCTGCACGAGGAGCGCCCGATCGGCGTCTCGCTGCCCGACCAGGTGACGCTGACCATCACCGAGGCCGACCCGGTGGTGAAGGGCCAGACGGCGGCCTCGTCCTACAAGCCGGCGGTGCTGGAGAACGGCATCCGCGTCCTCGTCCCGCCCTTCATCTCGTCGGGCGAGAGGATCGTCGTCGACACCAACGAGATCACCTATATCCGCCGCGCGGACTAG
- a CDS encoding tetratricopeptide repeat protein — translation MRLRPLILFLSLVPASLALPASAQQETPGAAPAAPAEAETAAPTGTVAPDADAVRRSRFSERPSDEAYGAFQRGYYITALNLATPLALQGDPAAQTLIGEIYSRGLGVRRDLPTAIEWYEKAAEQKVPEALFQLAMILYDGGAEFGDRARAAQLIEAAAEAGHSLAQFNFAQMLVERDTTPQGTARAVAWYEKAARAGLADAQYAMAEVARQGAAGRPVDLAEARRWLSLAAAQNHDTAQIDLGTMLVEGEGGPRDEKAGFAWLMRAAAAGNAAAQNRVAKLYRAGIGVEPDRVTAAAWYLRARRAGLVDPVMEDQLDGLTEEEMDEAGKRAATLG, via the coding sequence TTGCGTCTGCGCCCGCTTATCCTGTTTCTGTCGCTGGTCCCGGCATCGCTGGCGCTGCCGGCGTCGGCGCAGCAGGAAACCCCGGGCGCCGCCCCCGCCGCGCCGGCCGAGGCCGAAACCGCCGCGCCGACCGGGACCGTCGCGCCCGACGCCGACGCGGTCCGGCGCAGCCGCTTTTCCGAGCGGCCGTCCGACGAGGCCTATGGCGCGTTCCAGCGCGGCTACTACATCACCGCGCTCAACCTCGCGACGCCGCTGGCGCTTCAAGGCGATCCGGCGGCGCAGACGCTGATCGGCGAGATCTATTCGCGCGGGCTCGGCGTGCGCCGCGACCTGCCCACGGCCATCGAGTGGTACGAGAAGGCGGCCGAGCAGAAGGTGCCGGAGGCGCTGTTCCAGCTCGCCATGATCCTCTACGACGGCGGCGCCGAGTTCGGCGACAGGGCGCGGGCGGCGCAGTTGATCGAGGCGGCGGCCGAGGCCGGGCACAGCCTCGCCCAGTTCAACTTCGCCCAGATGCTGGTCGAGCGCGATACGACGCCGCAGGGAACGGCGCGCGCCGTCGCCTGGTACGAGAAGGCCGCGCGCGCCGGGCTGGCCGACGCGCAATACGCCATGGCCGAGGTCGCCCGCCAGGGCGCGGCCGGGCGGCCGGTCGATCTGGCCGAGGCCCGGCGCTGGCTGTCGCTGGCCGCGGCGCAGAACCACGACACCGCCCAGATCGATCTCGGCACCATGCTGGTCGAGGGTGAGGGCGGTCCGCGCGACGAGAAGGCCGGCTTTGCCTGGCTGATGCGAGCGGCCGCGGCCGGCAACGCGGCAGCGCAGAACCGGGTGGCCAAGCTCTACCGCGCCGGCATCGGCGTCGAGCCGGACCGGGTGACGGCGGCGGCGTGGTACCTGCGCGCGCGGCGGGCCGGGCTCGTCGATCCGGTGATGGAGGACCAGCTCGACGGCCTGACCGAGGAGGAGATGGACGAGGCCGGAAAGCGCGCCGCCACGCTCGGCTGA
- a CDS encoding thiamine phosphate synthase, which produces MNPTETPNRCRLVLIAPKGATPQVLAAALSGGDVASLILPQWDMDEAAFQAHAEAVVPAAQEAGVAAVIAGDMRIAMRARADGIHIETNKRDLADIVGKHQGKLIVGTGGATTRDDALELGETRPDYIFFGRFGYDLKPEPHPRNLKLGRWWAEMVALPCIVMGGSDMASLAEVAGTGADFVALSAAVFGEGVDPAEAVARANALLDEHAPRFEG; this is translated from the coding sequence ATGAACCCGACCGAGACGCCGAACCGCTGCCGCCTGGTGCTGATCGCCCCGAAGGGCGCGACGCCGCAGGTGCTTGCCGCTGCGCTTTCGGGCGGCGACGTCGCCTCGTTGATCCTGCCGCAATGGGACATGGACGAGGCCGCGTTCCAGGCGCACGCGGAGGCTGTTGTGCCGGCGGCGCAGGAAGCGGGCGTGGCGGCGGTGATCGCCGGCGACATGCGCATCGCCATGCGCGCCCGCGCCGACGGCATCCATATCGAGACGAACAAGCGCGACCTCGCCGACATCGTGGGCAAGCACCAGGGCAAGCTGATCGTCGGCACCGGCGGGGCGACGACCCGCGACGACGCGCTGGAGCTCGGCGAGACCCGGCCCGACTACATCTTCTTCGGCCGCTTCGGTTACGACCTGAAGCCCGAGCCGCATCCGCGCAACCTGAAGCTCGGCCGGTGGTGGGCCGAGATGGTGGCGCTGCCCTGCATCGTCATGGGGGGCTCGGACATGGCCTCGCTCGCCGAGGTCGCGGGCACCGGGGCCGATTTCGTCGCGCTGTCGGCGGCCGTGTTCGGCGAGGGCGTCGACCCCGCCGAGGCGGTCGCGCGCGCCAACGCGCTGCTCGACGAGCACGCGCCGCGTTTCGAGGGCTGA
- a CDS encoding acyl-CoA synthetase, protein MTSLYDLDLGKNPANHQPLTPLTYLERAAKVFPAHVAIVHGDARITYAEFWRRSLKLASALSKRGIGKGDTVSVMLSNTPPMLEAHFGVPMVKAVLHSLNTRLDAAILAFQLDHAESKVLIVDREFSNVVREALAIAKAKPLVIDFDDPDYGDDAPYPKGNRIGSLDYEDFVASGDEGFSWSMPDDEWDAISLNYTSGTTGNPKGVVYHHRGAALMAYANTVHAGMGRHPVYLWTLPMFHCNGWCFPWTLAVTGGTHVCLRWVRAKAMYDAIADHGVTHLCGAPIVMSTLINAPAGDKRDFPQTVTFNTAAAPPPEAVLSGMADAGFAVTHLYGLTETYGPAVVNEWLADWDDLPKGERTQKKARQGVRYAALEGLSVRDPETMEPTPADGETIGEVMFRGNIVMKGYLKNRAATEEAFAGGWFHSGDLGVMHPDGYIQLKDRSKDIIISGGENISSIEVEDALYKHPAVASCGVVARQDDKWGETPVAYVELKPGASATEEEIIEHCRALLARFKCPRTIVFAEIPKTSTGKIQKFQLREMAKAL, encoded by the coding sequence ATGACCAGTCTATACGATCTCGACCTCGGCAAGAACCCGGCCAACCACCAGCCGCTGACGCCGCTGACCTATCTGGAGCGCGCGGCGAAGGTGTTTCCCGCCCATGTCGCCATCGTCCACGGCGATGCCCGCATCACCTATGCCGAGTTCTGGCGCCGGTCGCTGAAGCTCGCCTCCGCGCTGTCGAAGCGAGGCATCGGCAAGGGCGACACGGTCTCGGTGATGCTGTCCAACACGCCGCCGATGCTGGAGGCGCATTTCGGCGTGCCCATGGTCAAGGCGGTGCTGCATTCGCTCAACACCCGCCTCGACGCCGCCATCCTCGCCTTCCAGCTCGACCATGCCGAATCGAAGGTGCTGATCGTCGACCGCGAGTTCTCCAACGTGGTCAGGGAGGCGCTGGCGATCGCGAAGGCGAAGCCGCTGGTCATCGACTTCGACGATCCCGATTATGGCGACGACGCGCCCTACCCCAAGGGGAACCGCATCGGTTCGCTCGACTACGAGGATTTCGTTGCCTCGGGCGACGAGGGCTTTTCGTGGTCGATGCCCGACGACGAATGGGACGCGATCTCGCTCAACTACACTTCGGGCACGACCGGCAACCCCAAGGGCGTCGTCTACCACCACCGCGGCGCGGCGCTGATGGCCTATGCCAACACCGTCCATGCCGGCATGGGCCGCCATCCGGTCTATCTGTGGACACTGCCGATGTTCCACTGCAACGGCTGGTGCTTCCCGTGGACGCTCGCCGTCACCGGCGGCACGCATGTCTGCCTGCGCTGGGTCAGGGCGAAGGCGATGTACGACGCCATCGCCGACCATGGCGTCACCCATCTGTGCGGCGCGCCCATCGTCATGTCGACGCTGATCAACGCGCCCGCCGGCGACAAGCGCGACTTCCCGCAGACCGTGACCTTCAACACCGCCGCTGCCCCGCCGCCCGAGGCGGTGCTGTCCGGCATGGCCGATGCCGGCTTTGCCGTCACCCATCTCTACGGCCTGACCGAGACCTACGGGCCGGCGGTCGTCAACGAATGGCTCGCCGACTGGGACGACCTGCCGAAGGGCGAGCGCACCCAGAAGAAGGCGCGGCAGGGCGTGCGCTACGCCGCGCTCGAAGGCCTGAGCGTGCGCGACCCCGAGACGATGGAGCCGACGCCGGCCGACGGCGAGACCATCGGCGAGGTCATGTTCCGCGGCAACATCGTCATGAAGGGATACCTCAAGAACAGGGCCGCGACCGAGGAGGCCTTCGCCGGCGGCTGGTTCCATTCGGGCGACCTCGGCGTCATGCACCCGGACGGCTACATCCAGCTGAAGGACCGCTCCAAGGACATCATCATCTCCGGCGGCGAGAACATCTCCTCGATCGAGGTCGAGGACGCGCTCTACAAGCACCCCGCCGTCGCCTCCTGCGGCGTGGTGGCGAGGCAGGACGACAAATGGGGCGAGACGCCGGTGGCCTATGTCGAGCTGAAGCCGGGCGCCAGCGCGACCGAGGAGGAGATCATCGAGCATTGCCGCGCGCTGCTCGCCCGCTTCAAATGCCCCCGCACCATCGTCTTCGCCGAGATCCCCAAGACCTCGACCGGCAAGATCCAGAAATTCCAGCTGCGCGAGATGGCCAAGGCGCTTTAA